A stretch of the Fusarium musae strain F31 chromosome 2, whole genome shotgun sequence genome encodes the following:
- a CDS encoding hypothetical protein (BUSCO:EOG09264XYD~EggNog:ENOG41) yields MVYYFTSNVVDPPGFIYVGKDKFENEDLIKFGWEEDICAHIYLRMQEGQTWDALPEDLVMDLAQLTKANSIEGNKKDNVTVIYTPWSNLKKDGSMEVGQVGFKDPRKVKRILVPQRENPIVNRLNKTKVEKKPDFKQERDDRLKELRRRDQAAFQARKKEEARQAQEWKEKKWQKDHAYDDIFTEDNMAASSNQDRDENWEDDFM; encoded by the exons ATGGTCTATTACTTCACCTCCAACGTGGTCGATCCTCCAGGTTTCATCTATGTCGGCAAGGACAAGTTCGAGA ATGAGGACCTGATCAAGTTCGGCTGGGAAGAGGATATCTG TGCGCATATCTACCTTCGCATGCAAGAAGGCCAGACATGGGACGCCCTCCCTGAAGATCTCGTCATGGACCTTGCTCAGTTGACAAAGGCCAATTCCATCGAGG GCAACAAGAAAGACAACGTCACAGTCATCTATACACCATGGtccaacctcaagaaagACGGCAGCATGGAGGTCGGCCAAGTTGGCTTCAAGGACCCCCGCAAGGTGAAGCGCATCCTGGTCCCCCAGCGCGAGAACCCTATCGTCAACCGCCTCAACAAgacaaaggttgagaagaagccggaCTTCAAGCAGGAGAGAGATGATCGACTCAAGGAGCTGCGACGTCGTGACCAGGCAGCTTTCCAAGCCAGG aagaaggaggaggctcgGCAGGCTCAGGAgtggaaggagaagaagtggcaGAAGGACCATGCCTACGATGATATCTTCACAGAGGATAACATGGCTGCTTCGAGTAACCAGGACCGCGATGAGAACTGGGAGGACGACTTTATGTAA
- a CDS encoding hypothetical protein (EggNog:ENOG41) has translation MAFLLTREGNIVEGGLSGTTSVNGVDVTTAGASRTTIHFPYTDLAILAEGAYKIRVDVYKVAYDNPDSYDFQAHAKTSRVTVVNEPVPAVSAGSAERSIIRALQAAGVYIH, from the exons ATGGCTTTTCTACTTACGAGAGAAGGGAATATTGTCGAGGGAGGCTTGTCGGGGACCACTTCGGTGAACGGCGTCGATGTAACCACGGCTGGAGCCTCGAGAACAACAATCCATTTCCCGTACACAGATCTTGCTATTCTAGCTGAAGGCGCTTATAAGATCAGAGTCGACGTTTACAAGGTTGCCTACGACAACCCAGACAGTTATGATTTTCAAGCGCACGCCAAGACCAGCCGTGTTACAGTGGTCAACGAACCGGTACCGGCTGTAAGTGCTG GTTCCGCTGAGCGCAGCATCATCCGGGCTCTCCAGGCCGCTGGGGTCTATATCCATTAA